A section of the Quatrionicoccus australiensis genome encodes:
- a CDS encoding alpha-hydroxy acid oxidase encodes MNMPLPPLELIPHDLVAACDYEARARQHLDDNAWAYLQGGAADELSLRGNGEAFQSISLRPRVLRDLTQGHTRCCLFGQELAHPLLLAPVAYQRLFHPDGELATVLGASVMGAGMLVSTLASTRLEDIASQAGSPLWFQLYWQGGRDASLALVRRAEAAGYQALVLTIDAPLSGIRNREQRAGFALPPKVAAVNLAETPKMPLLSANDSPVFAGMMALAPTWADIEWLRAQTTLPLLLKGVLHPEDAAQAVSCGVQGLVISNHGGRVLDTTVAPLDVLPEMRARVGAKVTLLLDGGIRRGSDVFKALALGADAVLLGRPYVQALAVAGALGVAHLIKLLREELEVCMALSGCVTLAEITPDRLWLDGLN; translated from the coding sequence ATGAACATGCCGCTGCCGCCGCTTGAGCTGATCCCGCATGACCTGGTTGCCGCCTGCGACTACGAGGCACGCGCCCGCCAGCATCTCGACGACAACGCCTGGGCCTACCTGCAGGGCGGAGCAGCCGACGAGCTGAGCCTGCGCGGCAACGGCGAAGCATTCCAGTCGATTTCGCTGCGTCCGCGCGTGTTGCGCGATCTCACGCAGGGGCACACCCGCTGTTGCCTGTTCGGGCAGGAACTGGCGCATCCGCTGCTACTCGCACCGGTCGCCTACCAGCGTCTCTTCCATCCGGATGGCGAGCTGGCAACCGTCCTTGGTGCCAGCGTGATGGGCGCCGGCATGCTGGTCAGCACGCTGGCCTCGACCCGTCTGGAAGATATTGCCAGCCAGGCCGGTTCGCCGCTCTGGTTCCAGCTCTACTGGCAGGGCGGACGCGACGCCTCGCTGGCGCTGGTCCGCCGCGCCGAGGCGGCCGGCTACCAGGCGCTGGTGCTGACCATCGATGCGCCGCTCAGCGGCATCCGCAACCGCGAACAGCGCGCCGGCTTTGCGCTGCCGCCCAAGGTCGCAGCGGTCAACCTCGCTGAAACACCGAAAATGCCGCTGCTCTCGGCCAATGACAGCCCGGTCTTCGCCGGCATGATGGCGCTGGCGCCGACCTGGGCCGATATCGAATGGCTGCGCGCGCAAACGACTTTGCCGCTCCTGCTCAAGGGCGTGCTGCACCCGGAGGATGCCGCACAGGCAGTCAGTTGCGGCGTGCAGGGCCTGGTTATCTCGAATCACGGCGGGCGCGTGCTCGACACGACGGTGGCACCGCTCGATGTGCTGCCGGAGATGCGCGCCCGGGTTGGCGCCAAGGTCACGCTGCTGCTCGACGGCGGCATCCGGCGCGGCAGCGATGTCTTCAAGGCGCTGGCGCTCGGTGCCGACGCGGTGCTGCTCGGCCGCCCCTACGTGCAGGCACTGGCGGTCGCCGGCGCACTCGGCGTCGCCCACCTGATCAAGCTGCTGCGCGAGGAACTCGAGGTTTGCATGGCGCTCTCCGGCTGTGTCACGCTGGCCGAAATCACGCCCGACCGCCTCTGGCTGGATGGCCTCAACTGA